The proteins below come from a single Roseiflexus sp. RS-1 genomic window:
- a CDS encoding glycoside hydrolase family 2 TIM barrel-domain containing protein yields the protein MQSTINDSLPMLFIAGRKSWEMPELTALNTLPPHALTIPFPAHGPIDADPLASPWRQSLNGVWEFLLLPRPDHVTGAALAGGDWKPIQVPGNWTMQGFGTPHYTNVQMPFPQMPPSVPDDNPTGVYRRRFTLAPDWRGRRIVLHIAGCEGACYVYLNDQPVGFHKDSRTPAEYDVTGVVRFDAPNELIAVVLRWSDASFIEDQDHWWQSGIHRDVFLYATDTVYLADLSVRADVSDDLQEGILRVRCTLDAIGEAGEHTRVEAQLYDAHGTQMFAEPLGATYTQTHPRFGVRRFVRPELLLEGHVPSPHLWSAETPYLYTFVVTVYGPAGPERSACRVGFRSIAIRHRQLLVNGRAITIKGVNRHDHSDTTGKAVSRELMELDIQRMKQFNINAVRASHYPNDPYWLDLCDRYGLYVIDEANIEAHAFYFDLCRDARYTRAFVERVRNMIERDKNHPSIILWSLGNESGYGPNHDAAAGLARRLDPSRPLHYEGAISRWMGESWHGGRTVTDVICPMYASIEEIVAWAEQETDDPRPLILCEYSHAMGNSNGSLADYWEAFERYPALQGGFIWEWVDHGIRATDAQGRVYWAYGGDFGDVPNDANFVCDGLVWPDRTPHPALYEYKYLIQPVRVELVDPSGTMLRIVNRHDFASIDWLDGVWEVIADGVPVASGRLPELHAAPGEAQVVKLDLDAAHGAGERFLTVRFYQREATLWAPPGHEVAWQQLPLPTVAAMPEPVIAGESVVVEQRPDRITLRAGATHAVFDVRSGTLASFGRDEQNLIVRGPLLNVWRAATDNDGLKLRDEPEKPLARWKALGLHRLHHRLNHIRVVAVDNGAASVEIEHAATGRDRWGDFIHIHRYTLHADGELSVENTVIIGNAISDLPRVGVCMLLTPGLEHLEWYGRGPWDNYSDRKASALMGRWRSTVTDQYVPYIMPQEHGHKTDVRFLLLTDQDRRGLFIGGQPTFEFSALHHSDDDLFRALHTIDLTPRAEVFLNLDAAHRGLGTLSCGPDTLEQHRLMDSVYRFGYRMRAVSSDVG from the coding sequence ATGCAATCTACCATCAATGACTCGCTTCCCATGCTCTTCATTGCCGGCAGGAAGAGTTGGGAAATGCCCGAATTAACGGCGCTCAATACGCTGCCGCCGCATGCTCTGACCATTCCTTTTCCAGCCCACGGTCCGATTGATGCCGATCCACTGGCGTCGCCGTGGCGCCAGAGTCTGAACGGCGTCTGGGAGTTCCTGCTCTTGCCGCGCCCCGACCATGTGACGGGTGCAGCGCTGGCAGGCGGCGATTGGAAGCCGATCCAGGTTCCCGGCAACTGGACAATGCAGGGGTTCGGAACGCCGCACTATACCAACGTGCAGATGCCCTTTCCCCAGATGCCGCCATCGGTTCCCGACGATAATCCGACCGGCGTCTATCGCCGTCGGTTTACGCTTGCTCCCGACTGGCGCGGACGGCGGATCGTGCTGCACATTGCCGGGTGCGAGGGCGCGTGTTATGTGTATCTCAACGATCAACCCGTCGGTTTTCATAAGGACTCACGCACCCCCGCAGAGTACGATGTGACCGGCGTGGTGCGCTTCGATGCGCCGAATGAACTGATTGCCGTTGTGCTGCGCTGGTCCGACGCCAGTTTCATCGAAGATCAGGATCACTGGTGGCAATCGGGCATTCACCGTGATGTGTTTCTCTATGCCACCGATACCGTCTATCTGGCGGATCTGTCAGTACGCGCGGATGTGAGCGATGATCTGCAGGAGGGCATACTTCGGGTGCGCTGCACCCTTGATGCTATCGGTGAAGCCGGGGAGCATACCCGCGTCGAAGCGCAACTCTATGATGCGCACGGGACGCAGATGTTTGCTGAGCCGCTCGGCGCCACCTATACGCAGACCCATCCACGCTTCGGGGTGCGTCGCTTTGTGCGCCCGGAACTGCTTCTGGAGGGACATGTACCGTCGCCACATCTGTGGTCGGCGGAAACGCCATACCTGTACACATTTGTCGTGACCGTGTATGGACCGGCTGGACCAGAGAGAAGTGCGTGCCGGGTTGGTTTCCGCTCGATAGCCATTCGTCACCGTCAACTGCTGGTGAATGGTCGGGCGATCACCATCAAAGGGGTCAACCGTCACGATCATTCCGATACGACCGGCAAAGCAGTCAGTCGGGAATTGATGGAACTCGACATTCAACGCATGAAGCAGTTCAACATCAACGCTGTGCGTGCGTCGCACTACCCGAATGACCCATACTGGCTCGATCTATGCGACCGTTATGGTTTGTATGTGATCGATGAGGCGAATATCGAGGCGCACGCATTCTACTTCGACCTTTGCCGCGATGCGCGCTACACGCGGGCGTTTGTCGAACGGGTGCGGAACATGATCGAGCGCGACAAAAATCATCCCTCGATCATCCTCTGGTCGCTGGGGAATGAGAGCGGATACGGTCCGAATCACGATGCTGCCGCCGGTCTTGCGCGTCGTCTCGATCCGTCACGACCGCTGCACTACGAGGGCGCCATCTCACGCTGGATGGGCGAGTCGTGGCATGGTGGACGCACTGTGACCGATGTGATCTGCCCGATGTATGCCTCCATCGAGGAGATTGTTGCGTGGGCTGAGCAGGAAACCGACGATCCACGCCCGTTGATCCTCTGTGAGTATTCCCATGCGATGGGAAACAGTAACGGCAGTCTGGCAGATTACTGGGAAGCGTTCGAGCGCTATCCAGCGCTACAAGGCGGTTTCATCTGGGAATGGGTCGATCACGGCATCCGTGCGACCGATGCGCAGGGGCGCGTCTACTGGGCATACGGCGGCGATTTTGGCGATGTCCCCAACGATGCCAACTTTGTGTGCGATGGTCTGGTCTGGCCCGACCGCACACCCCATCCGGCGTTGTACGAGTACAAGTATCTGATCCAGCCGGTGCGCGTCGAACTGGTCGATCCGTCTGGAACGATGCTGCGGATCGTCAATCGCCACGATTTTGCCAGCATCGATTGGTTGGACGGGGTGTGGGAAGTGATTGCTGACGGCGTGCCGGTGGCATCTGGCAGGTTGCCCGAACTTCATGCCGCACCGGGCGAAGCGCAGGTGGTGAAACTGGATCTCGACGCAGCGCATGGAGCGGGCGAACGTTTCCTGACGGTGCGCTTCTACCAGCGTGAAGCGACTCTCTGGGCGCCTCCAGGGCACGAGGTTGCCTGGCAGCAACTCCCGCTTCCAACGGTCGCCGCGATGCCTGAACCGGTTATTGCGGGCGAATCTGTGGTGGTGGAGCAGCGTCCGGATCGTATCACGCTGCGCGCTGGCGCCACGCACGCCGTGTTCGACGTCAGGAGCGGGACTCTGGCATCGTTTGGGCGCGATGAGCAAAACCTGATCGTTCGTGGTCCGTTGCTCAACGTCTGGCGGGCGGCAACCGATAATGACGGCTTGAAACTGCGGGACGAACCGGAGAAGCCGCTGGCGCGCTGGAAGGCGTTGGGTCTGCACCGGTTGCACCATCGCCTGAACCACATACGAGTGGTTGCCGTTGACAACGGGGCGGCGTCGGTTGAAATCGAGCACGCCGCCACCGGTCGCGACCGTTGGGGCGATTTTATCCATATCCATCGCTACACCCTGCACGCCGACGGCGAACTATCGGTAGAGAACACCGTCATCATCGGCAATGCCATCAGCGATCTCCCGCGCGTCGGGGTATGCATGCTACTGACGCCTGGTTTGGAACATCTCGAATGGTATGGACGCGGTCCGTGGGACAACTACAGCGATCGCAAGGCAAGCGCCTTAATGGGGCGCTGGCGTTCGACCGTGACCGACCAGTACGTGCCGTACATTATGCCGCAAGAGCATGGGCACAAAACTGATGTTCGCTTCCTGCTGCTGACCGATCAGGACAGGCGTGGGTTGTTCATCGGCGGACAGCCGACCTTCGAGTTTTCGGCGCTACACCACAGCGACGATGACCTGTTTCGCGCCCTGCACACTATCGACCTGACGCCGCGTGCTGAGGTCTTTCTCAATCTCGATGCAGCGCATCGCGGTTTGGGAACCCTGAGTTGCGGACCTGACACGCTCGAACAGCACCGTTTGATGGACTCAGTGTATCGGTTTGGGTATCGGATGCGGGCAGTGTCGTCGGATGTTGGATAG
- a CDS encoding glutamine synthetase family protein, with protein MTSPLRDFLEIPYDELEELNLQMKALRLARTPVDILREERCRYLADEKRIKAVTVCFADLEGRLHMLDYDKKFLLKSADNLTFDGSSIRGFSRQAESDLRLAIDWAAFYWLPADVFGPGKVLVFGDVLEPDGTPYSADIRSRLKRYVDDLYRRDGLVCHVATEIEGFLFQGQRAEQRFRETDRFEFITTSGYYHSLPGDALRLFIDAAAEAQRAMGFANEKDHPEVAPSQFEMNYSYTEAPIAADQVLLYKLVCRQVAHKMGMTASFLPKPVTGVNGSGMHTNLSIARGDTNLFYDSAGRDGISSFGWSFINRILHHARDLCLILNSSVNAYRRLDPHYEAPNEIKASPVDRGAMIRIPIGNARSARIEVRSIAPDANPYLAIYSLLRTGLEGAEVPTTDPYQPLGILPDNIYDALDHFRASAWIKEIIGGDVAERFAAAKQASADRCPRLLGTIIKRAEIQFHHEVTNQHLWNFF; from the coding sequence ATGACAAGTCCGCTTCGTGATTTTCTGGAAATTCCCTACGATGAACTCGAGGAACTGAACCTTCAGATGAAGGCGTTACGCCTCGCCCGCACGCCGGTGGACATCCTGCGTGAGGAGCGCTGCCGGTACCTCGCCGATGAAAAGCGCATCAAGGCGGTGACCGTCTGCTTCGCCGATCTCGAAGGTCGGTTGCATATGCTGGATTACGACAAAAAGTTCCTGCTCAAATCCGCCGATAATTTGACGTTCGACGGTTCATCGATCCGCGGTTTTTCGCGCCAGGCGGAATCCGATCTGCGCCTGGCAATCGATTGGGCGGCATTTTACTGGTTGCCGGCGGACGTGTTCGGTCCGGGCAAGGTACTGGTGTTCGGTGATGTACTGGAGCCGGATGGAACGCCGTACAGCGCAGATATCCGTTCACGGCTGAAGCGGTATGTGGATGATCTGTATCGCCGCGATGGTCTGGTGTGTCACGTGGCGACGGAAATCGAAGGCTTTCTGTTCCAGGGGCAACGTGCCGAGCAACGCTTCCGCGAAACCGACCGCTTCGAGTTCATTACAACCAGCGGGTACTACCACTCGCTGCCGGGTGATGCGCTGCGTCTGTTCATCGATGCCGCTGCCGAGGCGCAGCGCGCGATGGGCTTTGCCAATGAAAAAGACCACCCGGAAGTCGCCCCGTCACAGTTCGAGATGAACTACTCGTACACCGAAGCGCCGATTGCCGCCGATCAGGTACTGCTCTACAAACTGGTCTGTCGCCAGGTGGCGCATAAGATGGGAATGACGGCAAGTTTCCTTCCCAAACCGGTCACCGGCGTCAACGGCAGCGGGATGCATACCAACCTGTCGATTGCGCGCGGCGATACGAACCTGTTCTACGACTCCGCCGGACGTGACGGCATCTCGTCCTTCGGCTGGAGTTTCATCAACCGTATTCTGCATCACGCCAGGGATCTCTGTCTGATCCTCAATTCGAGCGTCAATGCGTACCGGCGCCTCGATCCGCACTACGAAGCGCCGAACGAGATTAAGGCGTCGCCGGTTGATCGCGGCGCCATGATCCGCATTCCGATCGGGAATGCACGCTCGGCGCGGATCGAGGTGCGCTCGATTGCACCGGATGCCAATCCGTACCTTGCCATCTACTCGCTCTTGAGAACCGGCCTCGAAGGCGCAGAAGTCCCGACAACCGATCCCTATCAACCGCTCGGCATCCTGCCCGATAACATCTACGATGCACTCGATCATTTCCGTGCCAGCGCGTGGATCAAGGAAATTATAGGGGGGGATGTGGCAGAACGCTTTGCAGCCGCCAAACAGGCATCCGCCGATCGGTGCCCGCGCCTGCTTGGGACGATCATCAAGCGCGCTGAGATTCAGTTTCACCACGAAGTGACCAATCAGCATTTGTGGAACTTCTTCTGA
- a CDS encoding STAS domain-containing protein, whose amino-acid sequence MASSARTITPLVLGRDLSLRSRLILGYGIVVSLTLIFGLFMFVHLSAIRNRLEQLSSDVTIDTRYSIEAFTAIADAQRQVDRYLLQPDESRYRDAVRQFDTLQRTIERLQRDAHNPAMREHLKRIQAQAATYRQIFDETSTSITAQQRMRDDLYTMFLQQYQTIEQAISNARPVTSGDYLALMDLSRASTRLQLAYVWVGQMESDNTIGAADNAIAELRQARTFLRRYLVLNSQTRVVQPDDLERLQSVSESFDRSLKSIASLSSAYIRTETLINSRLRPQAGQLSREASALSDTALLQLTVATKEIDQETARTQTIGGGVLAILLVAGIALGVLLASLITRPLSELVAATARLARGEGEARVRPRGGRELVLLAHAFNDMAAELERERAEVRYQNTLLAERATELERALAQLHEETAAREQLSATVRQLSVPIIPIMEGVLVAPLVGEIDAERASLLQRRLLERIVAERAQAAILDITGVPVVDAQVSIWLIQATTAARLLGARCILVGINPEVSQALVASGVDLGDLVTRATLREGLEYAVKMLRRSSFAMVNGDRR is encoded by the coding sequence ATGGCCTCGTCTGCCCGCACAATCACACCTCTTGTTCTCGGACGCGACCTGTCGCTTCGTTCGCGTCTCATCCTGGGATACGGCATTGTCGTCTCCCTGACGCTGATCTTCGGTCTCTTCATGTTCGTTCACCTGAGCGCCATCCGCAACCGCCTGGAGCAACTGAGCTCCGATGTCACCATCGACACGCGCTACAGCATTGAGGCATTCACTGCTATCGCCGATGCGCAACGCCAGGTGGATCGGTATCTGCTGCAACCGGACGAGAGCAGATACCGGGATGCAGTACGCCAGTTCGATACGTTGCAACGCACAATTGAGCGCCTGCAACGAGACGCGCACAACCCGGCAATGCGCGAGCATCTGAAACGAATACAGGCGCAGGCAGCAACCTACCGCCAGATATTCGACGAGACCAGCACCAGCATCACTGCTCAGCAGCGCATGCGTGACGATCTGTACACCATGTTCTTGCAGCAATACCAGACGATTGAGCAGGCGATCAGCAATGCCAGACCGGTGACGTCAGGCGATTATCTGGCGCTGATGGATCTGAGCCGGGCGAGTACGCGCCTGCAACTGGCGTATGTCTGGGTCGGGCAGATGGAGAGCGACAATACGATAGGCGCCGCCGATAACGCGATTGCCGAACTGCGTCAGGCGCGCACCTTCCTGCGTCGCTATCTCGTTTTGAACAGTCAGACACGAGTCGTCCAACCGGACGATCTCGAACGGTTGCAGAGCGTTTCTGAAAGTTTTGATCGCTCGCTCAAAAGTATTGCCAGCCTGTCGAGCGCCTACATTCGCACCGAAACGCTGATCAACAGTCGCCTGAGACCTCAGGCGGGTCAACTGTCACGTGAAGCGTCTGCGCTCTCGGACACGGCGCTGTTGCAGTTAACGGTTGCCACGAAGGAGATCGATCAGGAGACCGCTCGTACTCAAACGATTGGCGGCGGCGTGCTCGCCATCCTCCTGGTCGCTGGCATTGCGCTCGGCGTATTGCTGGCGTCGCTGATCACCCGTCCGCTGAGTGAACTGGTCGCTGCTACCGCCCGTCTGGCGCGCGGCGAGGGAGAAGCTCGCGTTCGACCGCGGGGAGGGCGCGAACTGGTGCTGCTGGCGCATGCATTCAACGATATGGCTGCTGAACTTGAGCGCGAGCGCGCCGAGGTGCGTTATCAGAACACACTGCTGGCAGAGCGCGCAACTGAACTCGAACGCGCGCTGGCGCAACTGCACGAGGAAACCGCAGCGCGCGAACAACTCAGCGCAACAGTACGACAGTTGAGCGTGCCAATCATTCCAATCATGGAAGGGGTGCTGGTTGCGCCGCTGGTTGGGGAGATCGATGCGGAGCGCGCCAGCCTGTTGCAGCGCCGTCTCCTCGAACGGATCGTCGCGGAACGCGCACAGGCGGCGATCCTCGACATCACCGGCGTGCCTGTGGTGGATGCTCAGGTCAGCATCTGGCTGATCCAGGCGACAACCGCAGCGCGATTGCTGGGAGCGCGTTGCATTCTGGTCGGCATCAATCCCGAAGTGTCGCAGGCGCTCGTTGCCAGTGGCGTTGACCTGGGCGATCTGGTGACCAGAGCCACACTACGCGAGGGATTGGAATATGCGGTAAAGATGCTGCGTCGCTCGTCGTTCGCGATGGTCAATGGTGATCGGCGTTAA
- a CDS encoding ABC transporter ATP-binding protein has product MMHMLQRVAELPQERAEQRGAVARRLLGYLRPYWRRLLAILVLVVIAATSQALGPLLIGVAIDGAIAQRDGNELNRLMLLLLVVYVAGLAAGRYQFMLMGEVGQQVLAQLRSEIFAALQRMSLRFFDRRPAGELMSRVVNDTEVITQLMGQGLVQVLGSLFGLIGILVAMIALDWRLALASFVVIPVMIWMTGLFSQLSRRAFRRTRATIGDVSADIQEEIAGVKVAQAFTRTALNQQRFAERNAANRDANVNATAITSAFMPAVDILSTVAVAIVAGFGGWLVLQDVVTIGVVVAFLTYVQQFFRPVQALSAFYTTAQSALAAAERIFALLDTPPNLVDAPDAQELPRIEGRVEFDHVWFSYGARPGDQPVDEERYVLKDICLVAEPGQTIALVGPTGAGKTTLVNLIGRFYDVSAGAVLIDGVDVRRVTRASLRSQMGVVLQDSFLFSGTIADNIRYGRLDATDEEVEAAARTANAHDFIMRLPDGYQTHLSERGSNLSQGQRQLIGIARAILADPRILILDEATSSVDTRTEQLIQQALRRLLRGRTSFVIAHRLSTVHDADLVLVLDQGRIVERGTHKELLARGGLYAELHRRQFRDEPLLWAA; this is encoded by the coding sequence ATGATGCATATGTTGCAGCGGGTCGCCGAGTTGCCGCAAGAGCGGGCGGAACAGCGGGGCGCGGTCGCGCGTCGGCTCCTTGGCTATCTGCGCCCCTACTGGCGGCGATTACTGGCGATCCTTGTGCTGGTTGTGATTGCAGCAACGTCTCAGGCGCTGGGTCCGTTGCTGATCGGCGTGGCGATTGATGGCGCAATCGCACAGCGTGATGGGAACGAATTGAATCGCCTGATGCTATTGCTCCTGGTGGTGTATGTCGCCGGTCTGGCTGCCGGACGGTATCAGTTCATGCTGATGGGTGAGGTGGGGCAACAGGTGCTGGCGCAGCTGCGCAGCGAAATCTTCGCTGCATTGCAGCGGATGTCATTGCGCTTCTTCGACCGCCGCCCGGCTGGTGAGTTGATGTCGCGTGTGGTGAACGACACCGAAGTGATCACCCAGTTGATGGGTCAGGGTCTGGTACAGGTGCTCGGCAGCCTGTTCGGATTGATCGGCATCCTGGTGGCAATGATCGCCCTCGACTGGCGACTGGCGCTGGCAAGCTTCGTCGTTATCCCGGTGATGATCTGGATGACCGGTCTGTTCTCGCAGTTGTCGCGCCGGGCGTTCCGACGCACCCGTGCGACGATTGGCGATGTGTCGGCGGATATTCAGGAAGAAATTGCAGGCGTCAAGGTTGCGCAGGCGTTTACGCGCACTGCGCTCAACCAGCAGCGCTTCGCGGAGCGCAACGCGGCGAACCGTGATGCAAACGTGAATGCGACCGCGATTACGTCAGCGTTTATGCCAGCTGTGGATATACTCTCGACCGTTGCTGTCGCTATCGTGGCAGGGTTTGGCGGCTGGCTGGTTCTGCAAGACGTGGTGACCATCGGTGTGGTTGTGGCATTCCTGACCTATGTGCAGCAGTTCTTCCGCCCGGTGCAGGCGCTTTCGGCGTTTTATACGACTGCTCAGTCGGCGCTGGCGGCAGCGGAGCGTATTTTTGCGCTGCTTGACACGCCCCCCAATCTGGTTGACGCTCCCGATGCGCAGGAACTGCCACGGATCGAGGGACGGGTCGAGTTCGATCACGTGTGGTTCAGTTATGGCGCTCGCCCCGGAGATCAACCGGTGGATGAAGAGCGCTACGTGCTCAAGGATATCTGCCTGGTTGCCGAGCCAGGGCAGACGATTGCGCTGGTTGGTCCGACCGGCGCTGGCAAAACGACGCTGGTTAACCTGATCGGACGTTTCTACGATGTCAGCGCCGGGGCGGTATTGATCGACGGCGTTGATGTGCGCAGGGTGACGCGCGCCAGTCTGCGCTCCCAGATGGGAGTTGTGCTCCAGGATAGTTTTCTCTTCTCCGGTACAATCGCCGATAACATCCGTTATGGACGCCTCGACGCGACCGATGAAGAGGTTGAAGCGGCTGCAAGGACTGCAAATGCGCATGATTTCATCATGCGACTGCCGGATGGGTACCAGACGCACCTGAGTGAACGGGGGAGCAACCTCAGTCAGGGGCAACGTCAGTTGATCGGGATTGCACGCGCAATCCTGGCAGACCCACGCATCCTTATTCTCGATGAGGCGACCAGCAGCGTCGATACGCGCACCGAACAGTTGATCCAGCAGGCGCTGCGTCGTTTGCTGCGTGGGCGCACCAGTTTCGTCATTGCCCACCGTCTCTCGACCGTGCACGATGCCGATCTGGTGCTGGTGCTCGATCAGGGGCGAATCGTCGAGCGCGGCACACACAAAGAACTGCTCGCGCGCGGCGGATTGTACGCCGAATTGCATCGCCGCCAGTTCCGCGATGAACCGCTGCTCTGGGCAGCGTGA
- a CDS encoding nitroreductase/quinone reductase family protein → MAKHHPLFVQLVKVATATHVALYRLTRGALPHPFLGRHCILLVTTGRRSGKKRITPLLFVRDGGDYVVVGSWGGSDTPPHWYLNVRADPRVVVEDHGLVTSAVAIEIDDPEEYERLWRRLVAIYPAYEEYRRRTTRRLPILRLSPVRTLKTIREQRI, encoded by the coding sequence ATGGCAAAACATCACCCACTCTTTGTTCAACTGGTCAAAGTGGCGACAGCGACGCACGTGGCGCTCTATCGGTTGACGCGCGGCGCATTGCCGCATCCGTTTCTGGGGCGCCACTGCATTCTTCTCGTCACGACCGGGCGGCGCAGCGGAAAAAAACGCATTACCCCTCTGCTGTTCGTGCGTGACGGCGGCGACTACGTTGTGGTTGGCTCGTGGGGCGGCAGCGATACGCCGCCGCACTGGTATCTCAATGTGCGCGCCGATCCGCGCGTCGTGGTTGAGGATCACGGGCTTGTGACCTCTGCTGTCGCTATTGAGATCGATGATCCGGAGGAATATGAGCGATTGTGGCGGCGATTGGTTGCTATCTATCCCGCCTATGAGGAATATCGGCGGCGCACAACGCGACGCCTTCCGATTCTCAGGTTGAGTCCGGTCAGAACGTTGAAAACGATCAGGGAGCAACGCATATGA
- a CDS encoding ABC transporter ATP-binding protein yields the protein MSPLRRSLTFLKPYLWLAFGAFVSLVLAAGANLVTPQALRLLIDQGIAGRNPGALAWLSVALVGIAIIRGVFSFTSGFWSEKASQAVAYDLRNALFAKIQGLSFSYHDRAQTGQLMTRITSDVEQVRTFIGMGLLQLLNAAALIIGCITAMLLMNWQLALLVLLTVPLMAGVIGFFMNVVRPLFDQIQQRLGALNTALQENLAGVRVVQAFAREPYEWQRYGRLNQRLLDANLQSIRAMSLAFPLIFFIGNLGTLAVIWFGGYQVIGGALTIGELVAFNTYLALLIMPLMMLGMIMAQLARAAVSAERIFEVLDVESEVHDRPGARPLPPVKGRVVFDHVWFGYGVRANDHPASDARRPIREEKYILKDVSFVAEPGQTVAILGKTGAGKSTIINLIPRFYDVTHGRVTIDGIDVRDVTLESLRAQIGIVLQDTTLFSGSVRDNIAYGRPDATDAEVEAAARAAQAHEFITALPNGYNTIIGERGVGLSGGQKQRIAIARALLRDPRILILDDSTSSVDAETEYQIQLALERLMEGRTSFVIAQRISTVRRADLILVLDNGRIVAQGAHEELLATSALYGEIIDSQFGGVREEVETVEEEMLNVER from the coding sequence ATGAGTCCGCTTCGCCGCTCGCTGACGTTCTTGAAGCCGTATCTCTGGCTCGCTTTTGGCGCATTTGTAAGCCTTGTCCTGGCGGCTGGCGCCAACCTTGTCACGCCACAAGCCCTGCGACTGCTGATCGATCAGGGCATCGCAGGACGCAATCCGGGTGCGCTGGCATGGCTGTCGGTTGCACTGGTGGGGATCGCGATTATTCGCGGCGTGTTCAGTTTCACGTCCGGTTTCTGGTCTGAAAAAGCGTCACAGGCGGTTGCCTACGATCTGCGCAACGCGCTCTTCGCCAAAATTCAGGGGCTGAGTTTTTCCTATCACGATCGGGCGCAGACCGGGCAGTTAATGACCCGGATCACCAGTGATGTCGAACAGGTTCGCACCTTCATCGGCATGGGTCTGTTGCAGTTATTGAACGCCGCTGCGCTGATTATCGGGTGCATCACGGCGATGCTGCTGATGAACTGGCAACTGGCGCTGCTCGTGCTGCTGACCGTGCCATTGATGGCGGGAGTCATCGGCTTCTTCATGAATGTGGTGCGACCGCTGTTCGATCAGATCCAGCAGCGGTTGGGCGCGCTCAACACGGCGTTGCAGGAGAATCTTGCCGGTGTGCGGGTGGTGCAGGCATTCGCCCGTGAACCGTATGAGTGGCAGCGCTATGGTCGCCTGAATCAGCGTCTGCTCGACGCCAACCTGCAATCGATCCGCGCCATGTCGCTGGCATTCCCCCTGATCTTCTTTATCGGCAACCTTGGTACGCTGGCGGTGATCTGGTTTGGCGGGTATCAGGTGATCGGCGGAGCATTGACCATCGGCGAACTTGTAGCGTTCAACACCTACCTGGCGTTGCTGATCATGCCGCTGATGATGCTGGGCATGATCATGGCGCAGCTGGCTCGTGCAGCGGTGAGCGCCGAGCGCATCTTCGAAGTGCTCGATGTCGAAAGCGAAGTGCATGACCGTCCCGGCGCTCGTCCGCTTCCGCCGGTCAAGGGGCGCGTTGTGTTCGATCATGTCTGGTTTGGCTATGGCGTCAGGGCGAACGACCATCCGGCGTCCGATGCGCGGCGCCCGATACGCGAGGAGAAGTACATCCTCAAAGATGTCTCATTTGTTGCCGAGCCAGGACAGACGGTGGCAATCCTGGGGAAGACCGGCGCCGGGAAGAGTACAATTATCAATCTCATCCCGCGTTTCTACGATGTCACCCACGGTCGCGTCACTATCGACGGGATCGATGTGCGTGACGTAACGCTCGAAAGTCTGCGGGCGCAGATCGGAATCGTGTTGCAGGATACCACGCTGTTCAGCGGCAGCGTGCGCGACAATATTGCCTACGGTCGCCCCGATGCGACCGATGCCGAAGTCGAAGCAGCTGCACGCGCGGCGCAGGCGCACGAGTTCATTACTGCCCTGCCCAACGGATACAACACGATCATCGGCGAGCGCGGCGTTGGATTGTCGGGCGGTCAGAAGCAGCGGATCGCCATCGCGCGCGCCCTTCTGCGTGATCCGCGCATTCTGATCCTCGATGATAGCACCTCGTCCGTCGATGCGGAAACTGAGTATCAGATTCAACTGGCGCTCGAACGACTGATGGAGGGGCGCACCTCGTTTGTGATTGCACAACGCATCAGTACAGTGCGCCGTGCCGATCTGATCCTGGTGCTCGATAACGGTCGCATCGTCGCGCAGGGTGCGCACGAGGAGTTGCTGGCGACCAGCGCCCTCTACGGCGAGATCATCGACTCGCAGTTTGGCGGTGTGCGAGAAGAGGTCGAGACCGTGGAGGAGGAAATGTTGAACGTTGAACGTTGA
- a CDS encoding MarR family winged helix-turn-helix transcriptional regulator has product MSASAYECAALLLDTVPGLMRTIASAMRQRYSDDDDMPTLVQLRMLAMLAARPWSLSELAAAHQVTPSSMSRTVDVLVQREWVARTTAPDDRRKVVLHLTPAGHAAHAAMVHAARDVAAALIAQLDAHDRARLYDGLSALHTLLNTSCPLSVGSVSGEVS; this is encoded by the coding sequence ATGTCTGCCTCCGCTTACGAATGCGCAGCGCTGCTGCTCGATACTGTTCCAGGCTTGATGCGCACCATTGCCAGCGCCATGCGCCAGCGCTACAGCGACGATGATGACATGCCGACGCTGGTGCAACTGCGCATGCTGGCGATGCTTGCAGCGCGCCCGTGGAGTTTGAGCGAACTTGCCGCAGCGCATCAGGTCACGCCATCGTCGATGTCGCGCACAGTTGATGTGCTGGTGCAACGCGAATGGGTGGCGCGCACCACTGCGCCGGATGACCGCCGTAAAGTCGTCCTGCACCTGACGCCTGCCGGTCATGCAGCGCATGCGGCAATGGTCCACGCCGCCAGAGATGTCGCCGCTGCCCTGATCGCGCAACTCGACGCCCATGATCGTGCGCGCCTGTATGACGGACTGAGCGCCCTGCACACGCTGCTCAATACTTCCTGTCCGCTATCGGTTGGTTCTGTCTCAGGAGAAGTTTCATGA